From Pseudomonas putida, one genomic window encodes:
- a CDS encoding alpha/beta hydrolase family protein, with the protein MFTLYRTTLAMCCLASLLPLGALAADAEQPAPPEAAAAPAPRPPLLERSQEDAQALERLLPKDEQQTLEAGSDHFLALWKPANDSDPQGTVIIVPGAGETADWPNAVGPLRRKFPDAGWNSLSVSLPDLLADSPQARVEATPAPAPQPDQGESAPAKQTPADANANVAQATAADADTAESTDAEQASEQNDQADAERIFARLDAAVAYAQQHNSRSTVLIGHGSGAYWAARYLSEKQPPQVQKLVMIAAQTPARVEHDLESLAPTLKVPTADLYYATRTGDRNAAMQRLQASKRQKDSQYKQLSLIAMPGNKGAEQEQLFRRARGWMSPQE; encoded by the coding sequence ATGTTCACACTTTATCGCACGACGCTGGCAATGTGCTGCCTCGCCTCGCTCCTACCACTTGGCGCCCTGGCCGCCGACGCCGAACAACCAGCTCCCCCAGAGGCTGCCGCCGCACCTGCGCCGCGCCCACCGTTGCTGGAGCGTAGCCAGGAAGATGCGCAGGCCCTTGAACGCCTGTTGCCCAAAGACGAGCAGCAAACCCTGGAAGCCGGCTCCGACCACTTTCTGGCCTTGTGGAAACCAGCCAACGACAGCGATCCGCAAGGCACGGTGATCATTGTCCCTGGTGCCGGGGAAACCGCCGACTGGCCCAATGCGGTCGGCCCGTTGCGGCGCAAGTTCCCTGACGCCGGCTGGAACAGCCTGAGCGTGAGCCTGCCCGACCTGCTCGCCGATAGCCCACAAGCACGGGTGGAGGCCACGCCAGCTCCCGCACCGCAGCCAGACCAGGGCGAGAGCGCACCGGCCAAGCAAACCCCCGCCGATGCCAACGCCAATGTAGCCCAGGCTACCGCGGCGGATGCCGACACGGCAGAAAGCACCGATGCCGAACAGGCCAGCGAACAGAACGATCAGGCTGACGCCGAACGCATCTTCGCGCGGCTGGATGCCGCGGTGGCGTATGCTCAACAACATAACTCCCGCAGCACCGTGCTGATCGGCCATGGCAGCGGCGCCTACTGGGCAGCACGCTACCTGAGCGAGAAACAACCACCGCAGGTTCAGAAGCTGGTGATGATCGCCGCACAGACCCCGGCACGGGTAGAGCACGACCTGGAAAGCCTGGCACCGACGCTCAAAGTGCCGACTGCCGATCTCTACTATGCAACCCGCACCGGCGACCGCAATGCCGCCATGCAACGCCTGCAGGCCAGCAAGCGTCAGAAGGACAGCCAGTACAAACAGCTGTCGCTGATCGCGATGCCAGGGAACAAGGGCGCGGAACAGGAGCAGTTGTTCCGCCGGGCCAGGGGCTGGATGAGCCCGCAGGAATGA